DNA sequence from the Bacteroidales bacterium genome:
TTTTATCAACAGAAGATAGTGGAATTACGTAATGAGTTTCCTCTACCTTTATTAGCAATCCATCGATAATTGAAAGAGTAAGAGGTAATTTGATAGTTATGGTAGTTCCAACTCCTAGTTCGGACTCAATTTCAACCTCCCCGCGAATATCAGCAATCTTACGTTTTACAACATCCATTCCCACACCTCTACCCGATACATCTGTTACTTTCTTAGCGGTAGAAAAACCTGGTATAAAAACGAGATCAAGTATTTCCTTTTTAGTAAGTTTCTTATCAGGAGGTATAATTCCCTTTGCAATAGCCTTCTCTCTAATAATGTCAGTATCAATACCTGCTCCATCATCTGATATTAGAATATGAACATTTGCTCCTGAGTAGAATGCTTTGAGCAATATCTTTCCTTGTTTTGGTTTGCCTTTTTTGATCCGTTCCTGTACCTCTTCAATACCGTGATCCAAACTGTTCCTAATAATGTGCATTAAAGGATCCGATAAACTTTCAATAATGGTTTTATCAAGTTCTGTCTCTGCTCCGTCGGTCACGAATATTACATCTTTCTTTAGCTCATTTGATAAATCTCGAACTAAACGTTGAAAGCGGGTAAGCATATTCTCAATTGGAATAAGAACAATGCTAAATGCGGTATCTCTAAGTTGACGCGAAAGTTTTTGTACATTCTCTGAAATACTCGTTAAGCCTGGAATATTATTTTGTTCTGCAAATAAAGTTAATCGAGCTTGTGTTGTAACTAATTCTGAAACTAAATTCATTAATGAATCTAGTTTTTCCGAAGAAACTCTAATACTGGATATTGATGTATCCTTTAATCCAACTTTATCTCTTTTAATTGTTGCTGCTTTGCTTTGGAGAAATCGCTTTTTAGTATCCTCTGCTATTTTTCTAATAGTTGCTAATCCAATATCTTTTTGAATTTTAGCAATTCGAGTAACTTCATTTATAAAAAAATCATCATCGAGTAAATTACCTTCTGCTATACTTTGTATTTCAATGGTTGATTCACCTTCTACAAAAATAAAAATGTCGCTAATATCTGCCTCGTTTCGGTTTGTAACGAGAATAATCTCCCAATAAATATAGCAAAGAAGGGGATCGAACTCATTTAGCAAAGGGATTTTGTTTAGATGAGCATAAACTTTTGCTTTACCTAGCGAATGAATTTCATCAATTAAATAAAGTGGATTTGTGCCGTTTTTAAAAATTCCACTAGAAGGTATAAACCGAATAAAAAATGTTTTTTCTTCAAGTATTTCTTCAATATCTGCTTCGCTTAGATTCGATTCATTAGGGTTTTCAGAAGCAGTTTCTGATTTAATCAACCTAGATACCCGGGAGACAAGCGCATTATGAAGTGTTAGAAAATCCGGATCATTATTGTTATTTTCATCGAGAAGAAGTTTAAGATGATCAACTGATGATAAGGTAATATCTAGTACTTCTCTCGTTAATTTTAACTTTTTGCTTCGAATGAGATCATATACTGTTTCAAGATCATGTGTATAATGATCAATAAGATCGAAACCAAACATACTGCTATTCCCTTTTAGAGTATGCATTACTCGGAAAACTTGTTGAATCAGCCCTGGATCTTCAGGATTTTGCTCTAAAGCTAAAAGGTTTTTTTCTAACCCTTCAATTAAATCGGTGGCTTCCTCAATGAATTTTTTCTTAAAGTTATCCATACCTCTTTTATCTAATTACCTTGTTTAATGCTGCTATTAGTTTAGCGGGAACAAATGGTTTAATTATCCAACCAGTTGCTCCGGCATCCTTTGCTTCCATTTTACGAGATGTTTGTGATTCGGTAGTGAGAAATAGTATTGGAATACGCTGGTATGTAGGCATCTTCCTAACCTCCTTAATAAGTTCTATACCATCCATTTCTGGCATATGTAAATCTGTTATTATAAGATCAATAGATTTACCATCAAGGTACTTTAGAGCATCTTTGCCATCAACTGCTACTAGTACATTATAACCTTCGTTTTCAAGTGTAAAACTGACAACTTCACGAATGCTTTCTGAGTCATCAACTATTAGGATTGTTCTGGCCATAATTCAGTGATATTGTTATTTTTTAATATTCAATAAATCAGCAAACCCGCTATGTTCCAAAAGGGTTATATGCTCATCGGAAAGCGAAAAATTGAATGATACTTCTTTTGACTTTCGCTCAATAGTCCACTTAAAAGAGTGAAGAAGCTGCAACGCTCCCAGATCAATATTTTCCACATCTTTAATTATAATATTAAATAAATGATATTTGTCCAAATTCTGTATCATTAAATATTTAATACTTGGTAATTCATCAAGTGTTAAGGTTCCTGTAAGTAATATGGTCGCCTTCTTTTTTCCATCCTCGGTGGATGGGGTAACCTCATAAGGTATTTTTTCTATTTTTTTCATATTTTGTGCAAATTAAAAAAGCTCTACCTCATCAGAACTCCTTTTTGAGTTTTTATTCTCAATATCAGGATCATCTATATTTAATTCATTATCTTCCCTAGATATAACGGTGTTATGTATCATGTGCTCAGTTTCCATGGTATACAAACTCTTAATTGAATTAAGAGTTTCATCCCTTTTTGACTTATCAAAATCGACACCTATTAGCTTTTGATAAATTTCCTTAAGCTCAGCTATAATTTTTGAAATTGTTTTTTCAAACAAATCGTAGTAACGAATTTGCTTGATAGATTCTTTTATCTCCGAAATTGTACTATTACTATGTTTGATGTTCTCGTTAAGGAGTTGACTTATTCTACTACTTTTTATTTGAAGTTGACTTAATATCGAATTAATGCTTTCGGTAGCATTATTAATAGTCTGGTTTTCCCCAATTGATTCTATAAATAGTTTAACTTCAACAGTAAGCTCATTCTCATTTACTAAAATTTGAGACATTATCATTTGTATCGTATTTTCGAATAAATTTATATCCTCGAAAACGCCCTTTATCTGAGAAATAGTCTCCTTTAATTTGTCATAGCCCTCAACTTCAGGAGAAAAATGAGATATTATATCTTCAGTAACCTTATTAAGCCTATTACCTGAATCGGTTAAACCATTAATGCATTTTGCAGTTTGTGATAGAAGCGAGTTAAGGTTTCCAATTTGAAATAACTGATCCTTATTTGTCTCGATAAAATATGAAAAAACTTGCTCAGAATTAGATAACCTTTGAAGTATTCTTGTTAGGTAAATTTCATCGGAGCTATCGGTTGTATTATTCAATCGCTTACAGATATCAGTAATGCTAAACATCTCATTACCTATCTCAAGAAAACTTTCTGTTATCTTCTCAATTGCAAGCTGATACTCTTTATTAGCTTTTACAAGAATTGCAGCCTGTAAGCCAGAAATATCCTTTATTTTTTGGTAAAGCTGTGATTGGTTTATTGTTTTGGCAGTGCTCTCTTTTTGAAGTAGATCAAATTCCTTGAGGATACCTTTATGACTCTGTTGTATATGTTCAATCTTTTGCCTGATTATGTCTTGATATTGTAAATTTGTGATAATATCAGCAATATATTCCGAGTTTCTATCCGTTTTTGTAGTTAGTTCAGGAATTTGATGCTTTACTTCTTCGTGTTTTTCTGCAAAGAAAACTATTGCATAGTGAATATTATTTAAAATTGATTCTAAATCAATGGCTTTACTTATCAATACAGATTCAAACCCCCTAATAGTGGTAATAATTTCTGTTTCTAAACCAAAAATGAGTTTTTCACAATCAATACATCTCTCATGATAATCATCAATAATCAAATTATTTTCTTGGATGATGTTGATCCATTTTTTTTCAATTTGGGTCGAAAACTTGGTATCGTTGAAGGTTAAATTCGCTAGTAAGAATTTTAATGTCGAAAGGTTTTGCTTAAGGTTTTTGATTGGAATGAAAAATTGATCGAGTAATGATTGTATATTCTTAAGGTTTTTGGTGCTTCTATTAAGATGAAGACTAAATTGGCTTTGAATTTTACTCAAATCTTTATAAAGCGATTGAAGTTCTAAAAATAGATT
Encoded proteins:
- a CDS encoding chemotaxis protein CheA encodes the protein MDNFKKKFIEEATDLIEGLEKNLLALEQNPEDPGLIQQVFRVMHTLKGNSSMFGFDLIDHYTHDLETVYDLIRSKKLKLTREVLDITLSSVDHLKLLLDENNNNDPDFLTLHNALVSRVSRLIKSETASENPNESNLSEADIEEILEEKTFFIRFIPSSGIFKNGTNPLYLIDEIHSLGKAKVYAHLNKIPLLNEFDPLLCYIYWEIILVTNRNEADISDIFIFVEGESTIEIQSIAEGNLLDDDFFINEVTRIAKIQKDIGLATIRKIAEDTKKRFLQSKAATIKRDKVGLKDTSISSIRVSSEKLDSLMNLVSELVTTQARLTLFAEQNNIPGLTSISENVQKLSRQLRDTAFSIVLIPIENMLTRFQRLVRDLSNELKKDVIFVTDGAETELDKTIIESLSDPLMHIIRNSLDHGIEEVQERIKKGKPKQGKILLKAFYSGANVHILISDDGAGIDTDIIREKAIAKGIIPPDKKLTKKEILDLVFIPGFSTAKKVTDVSGRGVGMDVVKRKIADIRGEVEIESELGVGTTITIKLPLTLSIIDGLLIKVEETHYVIPLSSVDKIFAVDRKKIYETFNNVLVLEGRQVSFFNIRREFGLPDGVQDIEQVIVINYEENRVGLIVDTVIGEYQAVLKPLGKHYKKQEMVSGATILGDGSIALVLDTNKIIKLFSKIENYL
- a CDS encoding response regulator; the encoded protein is MARTILIVDDSESIREVVSFTLENEGYNVLVAVDGKDALKYLDGKSIDLIITDLHMPEMDGIELIKEVRKMPTYQRIPILFLTTESQTSRKMEAKDAGATGWIIKPFVPAKLIAALNKVIR